TGCTGTTTTCTATGCTTTATTTCACTTaatatttgtgtgtgttgttgcgCTCATTGCAGTCCGAAAACATATTTTGGCCGATCGAAACCCTTGCAGGTTGTTGCTTTCTCTCCCCAAGTCGTACGAGACAATAACggaaaactgacccaagatcagtacTGTACATTGGCAActtaaaggtgaaaaaaataaagaataaaaaataaacttcAAGCCAATGTATTGCAGAGCGCGTCAGCAGCACAATCGGCTGCAGGGGACGTTACTTTCTGCGTTGTTCGGTTTATAGAATAATATTAAATACATCTAAGAAACGCATTTACAGGCAGTTTGAATGTATATTCTTATTCTGTGTATGTTGACCTACAACACAAATGCGCATCATGACTTCAACCAAGGCAACTTGGAACGTACCCGATCCTCCCATGCGATCATCCTCTTTCCCGGTAAGTGAAGTATGCAATGAAACAATGTGGTTGTAATCGCAAGTATGTAATGGAGATTGATTTATAGCTTTTTACGACATTTCTCAACCCACGATGCATTTTTCACTGATCTGTCAATGTTTTCAATGAAAATCTTAGCTATAGGCCTACTCAGTTTCAGATAGCTAGGCGACAGTCTATGGAGTTTCATGGTGGGCGCAGGGTTTTGTTCTGGGCAACATCTACACACCTGATTCGACTAGCTTGAGTGGTTAATTACTTTAATACACGTGTCAAACTCCTACCATGAGAGGtccgagtgtctgcaggtttttgttccacCCTTGATTGATAAATTAAGGTCACAAATTACTAAGGAACTCCCTTCACCTGGTTAAGTTGTCtagctgttaattgaaatgaaaaacctgcagacactcggccttttgtggaatgagtttgacacccctgcctaATAGAGCTAGGTTCAGTTTGTCCTGCCCTGTACAACCTGTCTTTGCAAAGCCTTTCTAAAAACAGTTTTAGATCTTGTGGAGCAAACAATTCCAAACAATGGATGAATTGGGACAACAAGACAGCACTGCTCCCATCCACAGTGAATGTGTATCTGTCCAATGATCATATTGTAGTGTTTGATGTAATCCACTAACAAATGAAGTACATTATCACAAATTGGCTCAAAGTCCATTAACAAAAAGGGAGACATTGTGGAGATGAGGAATAACAGAAATATGTATTAACTGAGGTAATgtaaatacaattaacaatggtgtgtgtgtagtcagtagtgtaagtgagtggttgcATAAGTTTGATAATGAGGGGTGCCGAAAGCAAACTAACAAAATgtctcctcaatgaatggggaagaggtgtatttatcccgggacacacccgtGCCCAAATAGAGGAACACTACTGATGCGTTGATGTTTGTTTTATGGTCCAGGGTTTCTTATTAGTTCAAAGAAAATACAGTGGTCACTTCATAGTTTTGTTTTTGTACATTGTATATGTTAATAAACACCTTGTGTGTCACGTGTTTTACAGCCAGCAACAATATACAATTCAGCCGGTCCAAATCTGTAAGCTTTTAGGCAATGCGCTTGCATTCGCGAACTTGGCTAATGTATTATTTATAATGTGTAGATCTAACATCTATATATGAAAACATTAAAACTTTAAAGTTTATCTTATTCTATTATCCATGCTTAAAAGTGCAATTTGTCGAGGCATACAATTAACGCAAGAGTAAAATAAACATACAAAATCAACAAACAGATGTTTCTATGCTTCTTTTGTTTTTCATCGAGGAGTGAAACACATGTCAGGTATAGAGGACTGACTCTAGTGGTACTGCCTGCCCAGAGCAGACACCACCACGGACAAGAACTTCTGGAAGGATGCCTGATACTCAGGGGTGAAGGCGGTGCCCATCTTCGCAGCGATGACGatggtcagacagtcagacaacAGCTGTAAAAGAGAACAAAGCAGAAGTGAGATGTTTAGAATGTCTTTGGGGGTAGCTTGATCGAGTGGTGTAATGACATAATATGCTATACTTTGCACGCGCAAAAAACGTGCACTTCAATGTTCTTTTGTATCTTACCTTGAAGTTGTCGGGATCCACGCGCAGTTTCTCGGAGTGCAGAATGCTCAGCTCGGCGTATGTGTTCTTTATGTCGTCCATGTTCTTCAGAGCTCTTTCCAGACCTCGCAGCACCGTGATGCCGTGCTTAGCGATCAGAGGGTTGTTCGTGATGGCCTCTGCGTTGTACAGGTTGCCGAAGGCCCCGAAGTACCTCTGGGTCCAGGGGTAAACGATCAGACACCTGAGGGGAGCGGAGAGAACAGGCTGAACAACAACATAACATGATGAAGATGAAGATTTAGGGGACTAACACTCCAAATTAAAGTCAAGTTAAGTTTGTCTTACCTTGACAGGCACTTTGGGCCAACGTCGTCATAGTCTAGCTTGGAGAAGATGTCGGAGATTGCTGCGCGCTCTTCATCTGTCCACACAACCATGTTTGCTCGTGATGATTTAGCTTAGGTTTTAGTGAGAATCTGAATTATGAACTAATTCGGAAAAATCTTTATTTTTATGGTATTTTTGCACACCGCCCCCAAGACGAAAACGTGAATGTGATTGGTTGGAGATAAGACATTGTTGAACATTGGGCCCTCCTTTATGACTATAGGTCTACTATCAAGCGGTTTTCCGTGAAactgaaagaaaaaaaacaatttcgGGAACAAAAAATAGATAATGAGGGTAACCTGCAAAATATTGGAGGTTTACATATGCAGTAGCCTATTTAGTAATACTGGCCTACTCTCCATTAGTCCATTTCGCCATAATTTGGAGATTTTGAATAATTGTCATTGCATTTGAATCAGTTCGCATTGATAATCATTAATAAGTCACGATGACTCTCAAGATTGCAAAAAAATATGTATGACATTGGCATGGCATTGGTTTCATTGCAACCCTGCTTCCTGATTTTCAACTTGTTTCATAGTTGAAATAACAAGGGCATGGGCTATAATtaggtcgctctggataaaagcgtctgctataaatgactaaaatgtaaaaattgtaatgaaatgaaaagcGTTACAAATTAAACGTTTGTTACAATCCAAAAATCGGGACCAAGTTTTCCCATCTTCTGACGTGTTATCTGCAACAAACACGCATCTGTGTAATCTCCTACAACAAGACCCTCCACCCATTAGTGACTCCACATTTAAGCTCCTTTAGGTTGgagtggggtaaattgagcccTTTTTCACAATCAGCATCACTCCATCACGGAAAATATAGTTAcatttctaacaaagatatctacgTATTTTTCAGCATGTTGTGTATCCCTAGAAATAATCAGCattcatgtaaacattacagtttttaAAACATAGCTTGTCTAAAAAAAAGTGGTTTATTGGCATAATTTACCCCGGGTATGGGACAGGATTAATAAAGCCACCTTCACATTTCTGTACTGAATGAAATGTTACCAatacctttaaaaaatatatttatttcccaaagacaatcaaaataactttttttgttttttttgtctttgaataattttaagcatattttaacacaggcttaacacATAACAAAAAACTAACACTTTTAACATGTATTGCCATtatgcctgggaagaaaacacttacaTTTGCTTAGCTAGCCATTGGCTCAacctttggctcaacttaccccatggccattgacTCAccttaccccaaggcaaacaaTTAAACTATATAGGGTCCCCTGTGGctcaattggtagagcatggtgcttgcaacaacagggttgtgtgtttgattcccatgggggaccagtacagATAGAAGGTATGGAAATATATATACTGacttctgtaactctctctgaaTAACAGTGTCTATTAAAATGTTTagtagcccacacagctacaagaaTGCACtatcatgctaggtttaggacctcatattgaagcttacAGAAACCCCAAttgatgtatagaacaatcttTACATTTTCTACTTTGGTTTCGAttcaagcatcatgaaacctctgACACAATAAATGAATTGGACTTGTGCGATAATCATTTTTTGGacctaacttgcttaccactttttaGATGTGTTTCTTccttcaaatccaatcaaatttcatttgtcacatgcgccgaatgcaacatctgtagactttaccgtgaaatgcttactttataataataataataataatactttacaagcccttactttacaagcccttatgTCCTCgacaatgcagttcaataaatatGGTTAATAAAACATTTGCTAAATATACTGAcgtaaaaaatgtaattaaaagtAAGACAATAAAAGAACGATAACGagtctatatacaaggagtaccggtacggagtcaatgtgcagggtacatgtaggtaggggtaaagtgactgtgcgtagataataaacagcgagtagcagcagggtgtcaatgtaaatagtccgggtgaccatttgattcattgttcagcagtcttatggcttgggggtagaagctgttaaagaggacctagacttggcgctctggtaccgcttgccagtctatgacttgggtgactggagtctttgaccaatttttgggccttcctctgacaccgcctggtatacaggtcctggatggcaggaagcttggccccagtgatgtacagggcCGGACGCATTACTCTCTGTAGCGTCTTActgtcggatgccaagcagttgccataccaggaggtgatgcaaccggtcaggatgctctctatgGTGCCGCTGTAGAATAttctgaggatctggggacccatgccaaatattttcagtctcctgagggggaaacgGTATTTTCGTGCCCTCCACGActgccttggtgtgtttggaccatgacagtttgttggtgatgtgtacaccaaggaacttgaaactcgaTGTGAATAGGGGCCTGTTCGGCTGTCCTTTtcatgtagtccacgatcagctcctttgtcttgctcaaattgatggagaggttgttgtcctggcaccacaccacactcagactccatgaaatgattACCTCTTCATAAATACCCTGTATGTGGTTAAATTATTAACAAACGTCATTCGTGCCATGATAAACATGCGTGCATGTTCATTTACCCCCTAAATTGATGACATTAAATCAATTTATGTCCTATCAAAATTTAAATCAAATTTaaatcaatatcaaatcattggTTAATCAAAATATTTGCTGGAGATACAAAATTATAACAAATGTATTTATACTTTAAAATACTTACTATTGCAGGATAATCAAAACGTCACTCTACCAATGATAGCCAACTTTAAAATGCCTACTTTAGGCACAGTGCCAATTGCTCTCTGCCAGGCTCTAACCCTGAGGTTAAAGCCTGCACTTTCACCTCTTTCCGAAATATCCATACGCAATAGCCTATTTATTCATATACTTTTCATTACTTTCGCCATCATGTTGGGGTTGTGAATAATGTAATATGTTGAATTGCATTTGAATGATTTTGCGTTGCTAATCTGGTATACTGATCTAGTCAAGGGCATGGGCTGTACTTTCAGATCCATTTGATGCCATCGTTTGAGATTTATTGAAAAATTTACAAACAAACCTTTAGTTACAATCCTCAAATTGGGACCAAGTTTCCCATCCTCTGACGTGTCAGTAGTGACAGACTTGTTTAGTAAAAACCTAATTGAAAAACATTTTTAACACACTTTATATTTAATTGTGGCTTCAACAAATGATATCCATTAGTTGCCAATTAGAAATGTATGGCCCACCGCAGACGGTTTAGTTTATATCAGTTCTGTCACTACTGTTCCGACAGAACAACAGTTAATACAGCTGAACAAGTAACGATTTCCTCAACATTGTAGTGTTAATGACACAAGATAACCCATTAGGGGTTTTGTCATGTTTTATTACAAAATAAAAGCACATGAATAAAATACTGTATGTATAATAAGTTAAATGGAACAGTGTTACTACAACCTCCACTCCGTTGATCtatgtgcgtgcgtgcacatGGGCGGAGTGGGATTCTTTTGGAGTAGCAGACACAATTTGGTAACACAATATCCTCGCAGTCCCACTCCCATTCACAGGGGGCTTAAACAAACGTTTTTTCTTTTTGTATTATAATTTAGTGTTAACAAGGAAGAGTCGCCTTCCCTTGGTAGTAGTAGCTAGCtggcagggttagagtgaaaCCCCAATTAAAAACATAGCAAGCTATAGCTAGCCTTTTTTAGCTTCCCACATTGCCATGTGAAATAATCAGCCTGCAAATATTATTTTACTTGCCGGCGTAACCTAAAACATTATCCCAGTTTGATATACTGCTTGTGTATTCATTTCCATATCAGCTAAAATAGAACGTCATGGAGAACAAAGCacatggctagctagttgactacAGCAGGTTCTACTATTTGACTATAGCCTATAATCACTAGTTATTACTGctaaacaaaatacatttttgggtgGATTCTTGGGTTTTGTTGTTGCCTTCTCATTTGTTGTGAAAGCAAAAGAAGAGTCTTGTCTTGTCTTACTAGCTAGTTGGCTAAACACTGCAAGCTAGCCTTTAAGCTTCTGACATTTTCACATTAAATAATCAGATTTATTATTAAATAATATGCCCTGGCAAATATTATTATATTTGCCAGTGTAACCTACAACATCATCCTAATATAACCTACAACATTATCCTAGTGTAACCTACAACATTATCATAATTTGAAATGCTGCTTCAATGTATTGCTCCCATATCAGCTAAAAATAGAATGTCATCATTTTTGTCAGGGAGAAAAAAAGCACATGGCTATCTGTTTTAGCCTAGAACAACATTATCACTTCTAAACAAAATCATTTTGGGGGGGATTCTATAAGGCTACAATGTTGCTTGGTTTATTGTTAGAACAGTCCCTGAGATTATATTTGGTTATCAATGCAAAATAGGCTGCTTATTTAATGCCAAGCTAAACCAAGACAGCAATTGGGAAGTTTAATTGATTTTGTGAAGTTGATTAGCTTCCCAGATACCATGTGAAATAATCAGATGTATAATTCAATAATATGCCATGGCAAATATTGTTATACTTACGGGTGTAACCTACAAAAACCCATCCCAGTTTGTTATGCTGCGTCAATGTATTGCTCCCATATTCGCCAAAAATAGAATGTCATCAAGTTTTGGTCATGGAGAGAAAGCAGTCaattgcaaaagtattcagaccacttaaatttcttcacattttattgtgttacaaagtgggattaataTCTATTTAATtttcttttaaaatgtattttataactcAAATATAGTCTTTGCGTAAGTATTCAGCTcctttgtttaggcaagcctaaattagttcaggagtacAATTTGGCTTAACAAATAACATAATAAATGACATGGACTCACTCAGTGTGAAATataggggttgacatgatttttgaatgactaacccttcctctgtcacccatCAAACGCACGAAATTAGCTGAAATGCGTTTTGTACATATATGCACGAATTGATTGTGAGACTGTGTTGCACCCATACATAACATTTGTAAGGTCCCccagtcaagtattgaattttaagcacagattcaactGCAAAGACCAGGGATTCAAAAGACCAACttcaggtagactagtggggcggcaggttgatggatcgaatccccgagctgacaaggtaaaaatcattctgcccctgaacaaggcagttcttaTTTGACGTGTctagttacattttttttttttttaaataagggccgtgatgggtaacaataacaaatcagacattgaatatctcatttagcatggtcaagttaataattatgctgtagGTTATATATTAAACCACCCAGTCACATCAAAGATACAGTTgaccttctgaactgagctgcaggacaggaatatAACTTCTCAGGGATgttaccatgaggccattggtgattttaaaacagctacagagttccATGTCTGTGATGGTAGAACACTagggatggatcaacaacattgtagtgactccacaataatgacctaaatgacagagtgaaaagaagaatacacatttacagaatacaaatattccaaaacgtgCATCTTGTATGCAACAAGACAGTAAAGTAATAAGCAAAGCAAAGGAATACACGTTTTGGCCTTaatgcaaagccttatgtttggggcaaatccaacaaaacacatcactgagtaactgcctccttattttcaaacatggtggtggctgcatcatggtatgtatggtatgcttgacatcggcaaaTACTGGGGAATTTATCAGTATAAAAATATATGGGATTTGCACAGGCAAAAGCCCaaaggaaaacctgtttcagtctgctttccaccagagactgggaaggaattcacctttcagcaggacaataacctaaaacacaaggccaaatctacattggagttgttaactaagacag
This genomic interval from Oncorhynchus keta strain PuntledgeMale-10-30-2019 chromosome 2, Oket_V2, whole genome shotgun sequence contains the following:
- the LOC118396990 gene encoding hemoglobin subunit beta-like, coding for MVVWTDEERAAISDIFSKLDYDDVGPKCLSRCLIVYPWTQRYFGAFGNLYNAEAITNNPLIAKHGITVLRGLERALKNMDDIKNTYAELSILHSEKLRVDPDNFKLLSDCLTIVIAAKMGTAFTPEYQASFQKFLSVVVSALGRQYH